One genomic window of Arvicola amphibius chromosome 4, mArvAmp1.2, whole genome shotgun sequence includes the following:
- the LOC119811603 gene encoding elongin-A3 member D-like, with translation MQGQAEVKRRPAYMQASTDTLSSDPERPAKAPDRGVAQSNLLLLGSPMGSSAVEMEFAHHLETLLKLQERLCRETEPEKLYKTLKELSSQPILCDTLEKIGFRQTIKCLRKEQLLVPFAKEFATRWSRRSQFGPQPEPDTQNFAIQVDLMTEPPKNSPEDESHKPRSKEDRENGRQVSEVYSSSKHSSSDLSQSPNSTLSSRLSLSKHTSPDQRTTCSPRLEPRGSKRPSTSCGEPELAAQSQEQVAKRPRGSVEEFRQLQEEKLLSSKSDAGPAKQCLSPLQRKSPGHWILKDHSTESCSNYDSSPSSALPLLQPPCKGRRECTWTDEAQSPAAKAPLDKSHSSMELNCLEVSVSPLPEVASSCEDGSLLDGLEQYYLHTDQEEPTWASRVNFRTPVYSGRAPSRLLQKSKQRHLAEPSWPLKTQSQPAGDKAEPRQQEETSLPQTHTTKANPTQTETQTHLQLEKSHELKLQALKDRIKSTQAKKPQSHQTKMLTFDANNTNPGQQTDSGQGGETSSDNNSLPEDSAPSHLQKAPRLPARGSTKTQAKKRTPLMAKALRDYKKYSSR, from the coding sequence ATGCAAGGGCAagcagaggtcaaaagaaggcCAGCTTACATGCAGGCGAGCACAGATACACTGTCCtctgacccagagaggccagCGAAGGCCCCAGACAGAGGGGTAGCCCAGTCAAACCTGCTGCTCTTGGGATCCCCCATGGGGTCCTCAGCAGTGGAGATGGAGTTTGCCCACCACCTGGAAACCCTGCTTAAGCTCCAGGAGCGCCTGTGCAGAGAGACAGAGCCCGAGAAACTCTACAAAACCCTGAAGGAACTCTCTTCTCAGCCCATCCTGTGTGACACCCTGGAGAAGATTGGCTTCAGGCAGACCATCAAGTGCTTGAGGAAAGAGCAGCTCCTGGTCCCCTTTGCCAAGGAATTTGCAACCCGGTGGTCAAGAAGGTCCCAGTTTGGGCCTCAGCCTGAGCCCGACACACAGAACTTTGCCATTCAGGTGGACCTCATGACAGAACCACCCAAAAATTCTCCAGAAGACGAGTCCCATAAGCCCAGGTctaaggaagacagagaaaatgggaGACAAGTCTCGGAGGTTTACAGTAGCAGTAAACACTCAAGTTCGGACCTAAGCCAGAGCCCAAACTCGACCCTAAGCTCGAGGCTGAGCCTAAGCAAACACACAAGCCctgatcaaaggacaacttgcagccCAAGGCTGGAGCCAAGAGGAAGCAAAAGGCCCAGCACATCTTGTGGGGAACCAGAGCTAGCTGCACAGAGCCAGGAGCAGGTAGCAAAGCGTCCCCGCGGAAGTGTAGAGGAGTTCAGGCAGCTCCAAGAGGAGAAGCTCCTCTCCAGCAAGTCAGATGCTGGACCAGCAAAGCAGTGCCTTTCTCCTCTGCAGAGAAAGAGCCCAGGACATTGGATTCTGAAAGATCACTCTACTGAGTCTTGCTCCAACTATGAcagctctccttcctctgctctgccCCTGCTGCAGCCTCCATGCAAAGGGAGAAGGGAATGTACCTGGACAGATGAAGCCCAGAGCCCTGCAGCAAAGGCGCCTCTAGACAAGTCTCACAGCAGCATGGAGCTAAATTGCCTTGAAGTGAGTGTGAGTCCCCTTCCAGAAGTGGCCTCCAGTTGCGAAGATGGCTCCCTCCTGGATGGCCTGGAGCAATATTATTTGCACACTGACCAAGAAGAACCAACTTGGGCAAGCAGGGTCAACTTCAGAACGCCAGTGTATTCGGGTCGCGCACCATCCAGGCTCCTCCAGAAATCCAAGCAAAGGCACCTTGCTGAGCCCTCTTGGCCCTTGAAAACTCAGAGCCAACCAGCTGGGGACAAAGCTGAACCCCGGCAGCAAGAAGAGACATCCCTGCCTCAGACTCATACTACCAAGGCAAATCCCACCCAGACTGAGACCCAGACACACCTCCAGCTGGAAAAGTCCCACGAGCTCAAGTTGCAAGCCCTGAAAGACCGCATCAAAAGCACACAAGCCAAGAAGCCACAAAGCCACCAAACCAAGATGCTCACCTTTGACGCCAATAATACCAACCCAGGACAGCAGACAGACTCTGGACAAGGAGGGGAGACCTCCTCTGACAATAACAGCCTCCCTGAAGACTCGGCCCCTAGCCACTTGCAGAAAGCTCCCCGCCTGCCTGCAAGAGGCAGCACCAAGACCCAGGCAAAGAAACGGACCCCTCTCATGGCCAAGGCCCTCAGGGATTACAAGAAGTACTCTAGCAGGTGA